TTGTTCTTAAACCTAAAACTGCAGGAATTTCTAAACTTCTTGCCATAATAGCAGCGTGTGAAGTTCTTCCTCCAATATTTGTAGCAAAACCTTTTACAAATTGTTTGTTTAATTGAGCAGTTTGTGAAGGTGTTAAATCTTCAGCAACAATAATAACCTCTTCACTAATTGTTGATAAGTCGACAATAGCAATTCCTAAGATATGTTTAATAATTCTTGAAGCAACATCTTTAATATCAGCACTTCTTTCTTTAAAATATGGATCATCCATTGAGGCAAACATTTCATAAAAGTTATTAGTTACTTGTTGAGCTGCAAATTCAGCACAAACAGATTCAGATTTAATAACATTTATAATTTCGTCTTTAATAGCTGGATCTGATGCAATTTCTTTATGAGCATCAAAGATAGCCGCTTTTTCAGCGCCTAATTTTTCTAATGTAGTAATTTTTAAATTTTCTAAATCTTCAATTGATTTATTAACTGCGTTTTCTAATTTTAATACTTCAGCATCAATATCAGAAACTTTTGTGTTTTTGATTTCTACGTGTTCTTCAGCTAGAACTAAAGCTTTTGCTACTGCAATACCTTCACTAGCTCCGATACCTTTAAATTGTTTACTCATATTTTTTTCTCCTGTTTAAGTTATTTCATAACATATATAATTATAATATTTAATTGCTATCTTTTATATTAAAAATATTAAAAATTGGAAAAAATTATTAGATTAAAAATAAAAAATGATGGAAAACCATCATTAAACTTCTTTAAAAACTACTGAATCAACAGGAATATTATTACCTACGCAAAAATCATATAGCATTTGATCTACAGCTTGTTGGTTATCTGCTTCGGCAGTAAATAAAATTTCTGCACCTCTCATAATTACTTTTTTCATGATTATTCCTCCTATAATTTTATTTTCTTTTGAATTCATTTGGCGCTACTGCACCGTTTCTTTTGTGCTCACTTATTTTATGTAAATGATCAACTTTTGTTTTAACAACTTCATCATTTATTTCACCAGCTAAGTACGCATCAATTTGATCATAAGTAATTCCTAACTCACTTTCATCAGTTTGATTTTCTCATAAACTTGCAGTTGGTGCACGATTAATAATTGAAACAGGAACACCCAATATTCTTGCAGCTTCTCTTACTTCTCTTTTTAATAAATGAACTAATGGAACCATATCAACTCCACCATCACCAAATTTAGTAAAATATCCAATATGTCACTCATCAAGATTGTCAGTTCCTAAAACTAAGTATGAATTTGTCTGAGCAACAGTATAAAGAGTTGTCATTCTCAAACGAGCTTTTGCATTAGCTATTGCTAATTTATGATCAGGAGTTGTTGATTCATTAATTGCTTTTTTAAATGATAAAAAAGTTTCTTTTAATTCAACATCAATAGCTTTAATTCCACATTGATCAATCAATTCTTGTTTACATTTGTAATCTTCTTCACTAGATTCAATTGGCATTCAAACAGCTGTGTAATTATTTGGGAAAGCTTTTTTTGCTAGACAAGCAACAACAGCAGAATCAATTCCTCCACTTATTCCAATAACAACACCTTTAGCATTTGCATTTTTAACTGTTTCTCTAATAAATTCAACTAAATATTCTAAATATTCTTTTAATTCCATAATATTACTCCTTTATAAATTAATCCATTCATTCAAGTTCATATTCAAATACCTTAACGATATCTCCAGCCCCTACTCCACGTTCTCTTAACATGTCATATACTCCTGATTTTTTAAGTTTTTCATTAAATAGTAATAAGTTATCATCAGTAGTGATTGGGAACTTTTGATAAATTTTATAAATTGTATCTCCTGCAACTTCTCACCTACCATTACCTTTATTAAGAATTTGAATATCTTCCTCATCCTCTTCAAGGCGATAAACTTTGACTCCTTCATAAATATCTTGTTCCATTTCTCATAGTGGAACATATTTCGCTGTTTCAAGCTCTTTAGCAATTTTTAATAATAACTCATCAACATTATCTTTTAATAATCCTGATACAAAGACAACTTTCTTATTTTTAAAATAATCTTTAATATGCTCTTCCATCATATTTAATTGTGCTTCATCTGTGTCCATTTTGTTAGCTACAATAATTTCGGGTCTTTCATCCAGTTTATAATTATATTTAACTAATTCACTTCTAATTAATTCATAATTTCTAATTACATCTTCTTGCCCGTAATTTCCACTCATGTCCAGTACATGACAAATTACTCTACATCTTTCAATATGTTTTAAGAATTGATGACCTAATCCTTTTCCCAGACTTGCTCCTTCAATTAATCCAGGTAAGTCTGCAACAACGAATGTTGAACCATCTTTTGCTCTAGAAACTCCTAATTGAGGATTTAAAGTTGTAAATGCATAATCTGCAACTTCTGGTTTTGAATTTGAAATAGCTCTAAGCAGTGTTGATTTACCAGCATTTGGTAATCCAACAAATCCCACATCAGCTAAAACTTTTAACTCAGCCTTAACTTCAAAGAATTGACCAATTTCACCAGCTTCAAATATGGTTGGTGCTTTATTTCTGGAGTTCGCAAATCTTGCATTTCCTTTTCCACCTTTTCCGCCTTTAGCTACTAAAACTTGTTTCTTGTCTTCATCCATATCAGCCAAAATTGTTCCAGTTCTATTATCAATAATTAATGTGCCTACAGGAACTCGAACAATAAGATCTTTACCTTGCGCTCCATGCATATTTTTAATGTCACCCTTGAATCCATCTTGTGCGCTAATTTGTTTTTGAAGTTTTAAATCTAAAAGTGAATGTTTTCCACCATCGGCTTCAAATATAACACTTCCACCATTTCCACCATCTCCACCGTTTGGACCACCATTAGGTACAAAAAGGGCAGTATGGAAACTAACTGCACCATTTCCTCCATTACCGGCTTTGATAGTAAATTTAGCTGTATCAATAAATTTCATATATTCCAGCTCCTTTCTTTTCATATTATCAAATCATTTGGTTTCAACATTCATCACATAAGAATGTTGGTTTTTGATTTTCAAAATTAATATCTTCAAATTTTTGTCATTCTTGAATTGGTTTTTCTATTAGTTTTTCAACTTCTAAATCTGTTAAATTTTTACTTTGTTCTTTAATTAGACTGCCAATTGGTTTTGGATGTCCTTTTAAAACAAAACTTATTTGTGGTTCATAACATAATGAACAACCGATTCCAAAAGCTTGTATCATTACATCATTAAAATCATTAAACTCAAGATAGTTATCTCTATCAAAAATTATTTTATTATTCATAACCCTTAATCTCCTTTAATAATTCTGATGCTTTTTCTTCGTCAAAATCAAATCATTGCTTGATATAAGACATCTCCTTTTTTTCTTCTAACATTTCTATTGCAAATAGAATAAATGCTGCAGCTTTTTCATTTAAGAATAAGGTGTTGAAATTATCTAAATTATTTAAATAAAAATTAATATTTAACATCTTTGCATCATGTGCTATTCCTGGGTTTTCGTTTTCAATACTTTTTGAAATAACTTCATCAATTTTAGTTATAAATTTGAAATTATTTTCAAAATCAATTTCTGAAGGATTTCATTTTTTTTGGACACCACTGTATAAAACATCAAAAATTTTATTTATTTCTTGTTCTTTTAATGTAAAAAGAATCAAAGTTTTTATTGAATTATCAATTCTTTCTAAAAGAAGAATTTCAGAAACTTCATCTAGTTTATCTCTTAAATTAATTTTATTTAAAAAATTTATACCAAATGCTTGTTGTTCTCTGTCATTAGACTTCAATAATTGCAAAATATATTCAGCATTTAGATTATTGTTGCCATTGGCAGTATTTGAAATTTTTTCAAATACTTCAACTTTAAATTTCATAAGTTGTTCTTCAATATCTGAAGGAACATATGGCATTGCTAACTCCTGATTAATTTTTAGCAAGGCAGTTTCAAAATCATTTTTCAGAACCAGTTCTTTTAGTTCAATAATTAGCTCATCATAAAAATTCATAAAACCTCTTTCTAATAAAAAATCATGCCTTTTATAGCATGATTGATGTTTTCGAGTGGTGCCCACGAGAAGGCTCGAACTTCCGACCTCACGCTTAGAAGGCGCGTGCTCTATCCAACTGAGCTACATGGGCAATTAATAATTACATATATAAATATAACATAAATATTAATAAAATTAAAAGCAATTTTGCAAAAAGTTTAATATTTGAATAAAAAATAAATAAAACAAACAACTTTTAAATAGTAGTTTGTTTTAGTTGAATTATTATCATTTATTTCTTGATTTTTTAGATGAACTATTTGATGAAGAATTTCTTCTGTTACGTGTTCCTGAACCTTTATTTTCTCTCGGACCTGAGTGAACTCATTCACCTCTACCTGAACTTCTTCTATTTCTTCTTTCGTCTCCACCACGGTTTGAATCAGATCCACCTTTTTTATCATTAAATGATGCAGGTCTTTTGTCTTTTCCTGTTACTCTTTCTCAACGACCTGAATCTTGTTTTGAGTAATCTGTTTTAACATCTCATGAAGAATGTCTAGTTCCTTCAAAATTATTATTTTTTCTGTCTCCACGATTTGAATCTCTTTTGTCTCCACGGCCTGAGCTTCTTCTATCATCGCGTCCTGAACTTCTTCTGTCATCACGACCACGGTTTGAACTTCTTCTGTCATCACGCCCACGATTTGAACCTCTTCTGCCTGAATTTTCAGAGTTATTAGATGAGTTTCCATTACTTGAATAATCATCAACTAGAGATAAAGCTTTTTTAGCAAATTCTTTTTCTTCAGGTGATAAAGATAACATTCTTTCTTCTCATGATTGTGAAGTTCAAGCGCTACTTCTGCTATCTAGTCTTTCACTTGTTCTTTTTCTTTCGCCATGAGCAAAGTCTTTTCTATCATTGTGTCCAGCATTTCTTCTGTCATCACGACCACGATTTGAATCTCTTCTGTCTCCGCGACCTGAATCTCTTCTGTCTCCACGATTTGAATCTCTTCTATCTCCACGACCTGAATCTCTTCTATCTCCGCGTGAACTTCTATTTGAGTTTCCTCTTCCTTCTTGCTTGTCTACTTCACCATATTCAGAAATTTGCATTTCATCAATAATTAAATTAAAGTTTTTTTCTATTCCTTTTATTTGTCTTAAAACATTTTGATTTTGTACAAAAGTAATTGAATCACCTTTTGTATTATTTCTTCCTGTTCTACCAATTCTATGAACAAAATGTTCGTCTTCCATTGATACATCATAGTTAATTACGTAGTCAACACCTGTAATATCAATTCCACGAGCAACAACATCAGTTGCAACTAAAACTGATATTTCATTGTTTCTAAATTTTGCAATAGCTCTTGATCTTTGTGATTGTCTTTTATCACCATTAATAACTATAGCTCTAATTCCTGCTGCTTCTAAATTGTCTGCAATTTTATCTGTATGGTTTTTTGTGTTTGAAAAAACAATAGCTCTTTTAGGTTTGTGTTTTTTAAATACTTTAACAATTAAATCTTCTTTGCTAAAACCTTTTGTGAAAATAAAGGTATTTGTAATATTAGCATTAACTTCTATTTGATTTTCAATTTCAATAACGTCATATTCATTCATATAATCATTAGCAATTTGCATTACTTTTGGTGATGTTGTAGCTGAAAATAAACCAATTTGAACATCTGGTGAAACTCTTTCAAATAATGCATCAATTTCGTTTTTAAATCCCATTTTTAGCATTTCATCAGCTTCATCTAAAATGATTGTTCTAACATCATCTAATTTTAAAGTTTTTCTATTTAAGTGGTCATTAACCCTTCCTGGAGTTCCCACAACTATTTGTGAGTCTTTCAGTCTTTTAATTTGATCTCGCATATCAGCTCCACCTATTAATGGTGCTATTACTAGATTTTCTATTCTTGATCCAAATATTCTAATTTGGTTAACAATTTGCATTGCTAATTCTCTTGTTGGTGCCATTATAACGGCTTGAACTCTTCTTTTGTTTGGTTCTATTTTTTCTAAGATTGGTAATACGAATGAGGCTGTTTTACCTGTACCAGTGCTTGATTTACCAAAAATGTTTTTTCCTTCTAGGAAAAGTGGTATTGCTCTAGCTTGAATTTCTGTAGCTTCGTTAAAATTAGCTTTTTCCAGTGCGACTAATACTTTGTCGCTTAATTGTAATTCTTTAAATGTCATTTTCTATCCTTTTTCTATACTCAGGATCAAAAAATCAGCATTTTAAATCACAAGTCATTTATATATTATAGCATAGTTGCTTGTAATTAAAGAAATTAAAATTTTTATTATAAAAAGCAGCCTAAAAGTTGCTTAATTATTTATTATTTTAATTTCATTTCTTTAATATCAGATAGTAACATTTCATGTTCTTTATTTAATTGAATTTTATTAAAGTTTTTTACAAAAAATCTTGAAGTAAAAATTGTTTCATAATTATCCGCAAATATTTCAATTGATGATGAATCAATAAATATTTCAACTTTTTGATTTTTGAATTTTCTTAATGCTTTTCTTGGTGTTTCAAAATTTCAATCAACTTTTGCAGTTTGATTTGTTCTATCTAAAATTATTTCTTTATCAGTAAATTTTATTTCTATAAATTCATTTTTTTCGTTAAGAATTTTAATGTCTAAATTATCGCTTAAATCAAACTCTAAATGTATTGCTTTGTTTACACTTAATTCTTTAAATGCTTCTTTAGTTGTTTTAGTTAAAACATTTTTTTTGAATTCTGAGTAAGGTTTTTGAACTAAAATTTCTTTTGATCAGCTTAGTTCTCTTGGTATTGTTAACATTGAGTGTCATGAGTATTCATCTGTTGGATATTGAACATCAACCGCACCTAATCAACCTATCATTAAAAGTTTTTTATCAACTCAATAAGTTTGCGGTGCATAAAAATCATGTCCGAAATCCATTGTTTTTAAAATTGATTTTTCATTCAATTTATTGTTTTCAAAATCTAATTTATCTATTTGAGTATAAACAACATTTCTTGAACTATTTAGTTCATAAGGATTTTCTTCATTAAATCACCCTTCTGATGATTGCATAAATAGCATTTTTCCTTCTAGATAATCTAAATTAGGGCATTCTCACATGTATCCATAAGTTTGGTCTAATGATGGTTTTAGTATTCTATCAAAAGTATATTTTTCCATATCGTCAGTTTTGTAGAAAACTAACCCACCAAGCATATCAGCTTTACACTGAGCACCAAAAATCATATATTTGTTATTTTCATATTCAAATATTTTTGGATCTCTTACGTGAGGTGTGAAAAGATTTTTATCGTGCTCTACAACAACTCTTTTATTTACAATTTTTTCATCAATGAAGTCCGCTTTGATTTGCACTTCTTCAATCATTTCGCCATTTTCTTCAATATTACCTGTGTAGTAAATTTTTACTCCGTCTTTTTCTTTAAAAGCTGAGCCAGAAAATGCTCCTGTTCTTTCGAATTCTTCTGTTGGTATTATTGATACACCTAAATCATCATAATTAACAAAGTCTTTAGTTTTAACTAAACGTCAATGTTTCATTCCATGATATGGTTGAAGTGGTGATCATTGATAATGAATATAATGTTCTCCATCTACATAAACTAATCCATTTGGATCATTCAATAATCCATTTGGAGGTGCTATATGATATGTTGGTCTATAATATTTATCACTTGCTACTAATTCATTTGCTTTTTTAATATCATCTTGATTATGTTCTGTTATTAAATTTAATATTGTTTCTTTATTTAATTTCATGTTAATTCACCGAAAAATCTCTTTCTAAAACTTTTGCATTCATTTCTTTGAAAACTTTAATTTTTGATAAACCAATTGTTGCAAAGAAAGTTGTTATAAATGTTGCCACAATAGCTATTGCCATTCATAAGTATGGCCCACCCGCTATTGTGTGTATGTTAAATTTATCTAATATTTCAGGTTTAGTTGTAATTGATAAAAATACTAACAATGAAGCATTACCATTTGTACAAATCACTCCAGCAAATGTTGTTATTATAATACCAACAGTTGCACCAATACTTGCTGCAATCACTGGATAAACAAATTTTAATCCTACACCAAATAATGCTGGTTCAGTTGATCCACTTACATATGCTAATGAATATGAAGGTATTGCTGTTCTTTTTAATTCTTTATTATGTCGATTTATAATTGTTACAGCTAAGATTGAAGTTGCTACTGCAATATTTAATTGTGTAAACATCGGCATCATTGTTGTTCCACCAAATGTAGTAAACTGTTGTAAGTTAATAACTACCAAGACTTGAATTAATCCGGTAATAACTAACCAAGGTAAGGCTAATCCTAAAATTGGATTAAATATATATTTAGCAACATTATCTGTAGTTGCTCAAACCACACCTTCATTCATTCCATATGTTAATAATAAGCCTAAAGGACCTACCAATAAAATACCAATAAAGAATGTAGAAATTGTAATCATTGGTATTGCAACCATTTCTTTAAATACAGGTATATCAAATTTGTTTGCAAATCTTTCAATATAGACTGCAATAAAACTCATTGCAACTATAGGAAGTATTTGACCAACATATGATATTTTTCAAGGATATCCTGATTCAAGGAATGATGCATCTCCAAATCATTTAAATATGTCACCATATTCTCCACTCATAATGTCATTTGTGCTTATCAAATCATGGAAACATAATACAATACCAATTGATATACCAATTGCTTGACTACCTTTCATAAGTTTAAAAATTGATCAAGGAATCATTATTGAGAAAGCTAAGTTTAATGCTTTTTGTAAAATATCAAACATTTCCCCAACTGCTTTTGCAAATTGACCAGTTTCTGATAAAGTTCCTGATCCAAAATCTATACCATTAAATACATTTGATAATGTAGCTACTATGGCCATTGTTATCAAAAGAGGTATAAGAGGTTTTACAATAACAGAAATCCCATCAGTTACTACTTTAAAAAAGTTCCCCTCTTTATTAACTCTTACTTCAAAATCATTAGGAATCTCTTCATATGAAATTTTTAGCGATTTTAATAAATTTAAAAAAACTTCATCAATATTCTCGTTAACAATCAATTGAACAAAGTCATCTTTTAGTAATGTTTTAACAAAAATTTTAGAACCTTCAAGTTTATTCAAATTTAATTTTGTTATGTCAATAACTTTGATTCTGATTCTTGTTGAACATCTATTAATTAACTCGATGTTTTTTATTCCACCGACAGCTTCTCTTACTTTTTTACATTCGTCGTAAAAGTGGCTGTTTATTTTTGCATGTTTCATTTTTTCACCTTTCAAAAAATAATAATTTCTATTTATTTTTACCTTTTTAGAAATTATTCTAAACTTATTATAAGTCTAATTTAACCTACAATGAGTTGTTAAAAGTAAAAACCTATAATCATAAGTTGGATAAAATGCAAACAAAAAAAGTGGCTAATAACCACTTAGTTTTTTATTAAATTACACATGCATCACATTCATAGTTTTCACTATCTTCTAATACTTCTTGTCTTACACGTACGTAGTAGATTGATGCACATTTTTTCTTGAATGCATGAATGTATGCTTTGTTTAAGTCACGAGTTGTAACTTGGTCTGTCATAAATAAAGTTAATGAAATAGCTTGATCAACATGTTGTTGAGCTGCAGCAACAATATCAATAATTGGCATTGGCCCAACTTCATATGCTCCTAAAGCATAGTAAGCCATGTTATCAAAATTGATGTTGTATGCTGGAACGTAAATTCTACCTAATTTACCTTCTTTACGTACTTCAATTGGTGCTACAACTGGTTGTAAGCTTGGAGTACATGAAGATAAGTAACTAATTGATCCTGTAGGAGCAACAGCCATTAAGTGTGAATTTGCGATTCCATCTTTTTTAATTAATTCAACTAATTCAATTCAATCTTGTTGAGTTGGAATAGTTACATTGTATTGGGCAAATAATTCTTTAACTCTTTGTGTTTCAGGAGTTCATTTATCTTCTGCACATTTAGTATATTTATTAAATCAACTTCCATCAGCAAATTGTGATGTTTCAAATCCATCAAATGTGTCATATTGTAAAGCCAATTTATGTGATGCTTTAAATGCATTATATGCCATTGCATAGAAGAACATATTTGTAAAATCAACAGCTTCAATTGAATTATATCAAATAAAGTTTGTTGCTAAGAAACCATGTAAGTTCATTGCTCCCAAACCGACAGCATGATTTTTTTTGTTTCCTTGTTGAATTGAAGGAGCACTACTTAAATCACTTGTTCTTGAAACTAAATCTAAAGCATTAATTGAGTGTTCAATAACTTCTCCAAATTCAGCTCCACTTTCCATTACTTTAGCAATGTTAAGACTTCCTAAATTACAACAGATATCGTCTCCCATAGTTTTAAAACTTAAATCATCGTTAAAAGTACTTGGTGTTGAAACTTGAGCAATTTCACTACACAAGTTACTCATAACAATTCTTCCAGTTGCTGCATGAGCATTGTTATTATTTACAGTATCATCAAACAAGATGTATGGGTATCCACTTTCAAAATGCAATTCTGCAACAGTTAAAAAGAATTTTCTTGCATTAATATAAGTTTTTTTGATGTTTGGGTTTTCAATTAAATTATAGTATTCTTTAGTAATTGAAATATCTGACATTGCTTTTCCATATTCTCTTTCAACATCATAAGGACTGAATAAAGCCATTTCTTCATTTTTTTGAGCTAATTCAAAAGTAATATCTGGAATAACTAATCCTAATGATAATGATTTAATACGAATTTTTTCATCAGCATTTTCTCTTTTTGTGTCTAAGAATGACATAACATCTGGGTGGTGAGCATTTAAGTAAACTGCACCAGCACCTTGTCTTTGTCCTAGTTGGTTAGCATATGAGAATGAATCTTCTAAAATTTTCATAACAGGGATAACACCAGTTGCCTGGTTAGCAATGTGTTTAATTGGTGCTCCTAATTCACGTAGATTAGTTAAACATAAAGCAACTCCACCACCTCGTTTTGATAATTGCAATGATGTTGTAACAGCACGACAAATTGATTCCATGTTGTCTTCTACTCTTAATAGATAACAAGAAACATATTCACCACGTTGTTTTTTACCAGCATTTAAAAATGTTGGTGTAGCTGGTTGGAATCTTCCTAACATTAATTGTCTTAATGTTTTTTTTGCAGATTCAAAATTTCCATTTCCCAAGAATAAAGCATTCATAACTGCTCTATCTTCAAAATTTTCCAAATATTTTTGACCATCAAATGTTTTTAAACCATATGAATTATAAAACTTCATCGCTCCCATAAAACTTGGAAATTCACGATTGAATCCATAAGCGATATCAGTAATTTCTTCAATTTGTTCAATACTATATTTGTTAATAACTTCTTCTTCATAGTATCCATTAGAAACTAAGTATTCAATTCTTTCTTTAACTGAATCGAACTTTACTAATCTTGGTTCAACATGATGTTTTAAGTAAGCTTTAGCAGCTTCTACATCTAGTTTAAAATTATCTGATCCAGCAGCTAATATTTTAGCTCTGGCATTTAACGTAACATATTCATCACTTTCTTCTGTACCAGATAATGTATTTATTTTTTTATCTTCCATCTTTATTTTCCTCAAAAGTCTTTCAATATTTTATTAATTTTGTCTACGTCACCTTGAGTTCCCAATAATTCAAATTGATATAACAATGGAACATTAAGTTTTTTTGATAAAATTGGTCCTGCCATTGCAAAAGTATTACCAAAGTTAGTATTACCTGAAGCAATTACGCCCCTACAAAAACTTCTGTTGTTTTCATTGTTTAAAAATTTAATAACTTGTTTTGGAACTGCGCCTGAAGTAAATTCTCCACCACCACTGTATGTTGGAGTTATTAATACATAATCAGAATCAACAATAATTTCTTCTTCTAATTCGTATGGTATTCTTGAATTTTCAACACCAAGTTTTTGAATAAATCTATGTGTATTGTTTGATATTGATGAAAAGTAAACAACATGTACTTTTCCTGTAGGTTTAACAATTTCTTCACCCGAAACTAATTTAATATCATCATGCATAATTTAAAACTCCCAATCTTCGTCTTCTGTTTCTTCTGAAACACCCATAATGTATGATGAACCATTTCCTGAGAAGAAATCGTGGTTTTCATCAGCTCTAGCAGATAACTGAGTAAAGATTTCTGGTTCTATTTTTGTTTCTTCTTCTGTGAATGGTGA
This is a stretch of genomic DNA from Mesoplasma coleopterae. It encodes these proteins:
- the nadE gene encoding NAD(+) synthase — protein: MELKEYLEYLVEFIRETVKNANAKGVVIGISGGIDSAVVACLAKKAFPNNYTAVWMPIESSEEDYKCKQELIDQCGIKAIDVELKETFLSFKKAINESTTPDHKLAIANAKARLRMTTLYTVAQTNSYLVLGTDNLDEWHIGYFTKFGDGGVDMVPLVHLLKREVREAARILGVPVSIINRAPTASLWENQTDESELGITYDQIDAYLAGEINDEVVKTKVDHLHKISEHKRNGAVAPNEFKRK
- the obgE gene encoding GTPase ObgE; translation: MKFIDTAKFTIKAGNGGNGAVSFHTALFVPNGGPNGGDGGNGGSVIFEADGGKHSLLDLKLQKQISAQDGFKGDIKNMHGAQGKDLIVRVPVGTLIIDNRTGTILADMDEDKKQVLVAKGGKGGKGNARFANSRNKAPTIFEAGEIGQFFEVKAELKVLADVGFVGLPNAGKSTLLRAISNSKPEVADYAFTTLNPQLGVSRAKDGSTFVVADLPGLIEGASLGKGLGHQFLKHIERCRVICHVLDMSGNYGQEDVIRNYELIRSELVKYNYKLDERPEIIVANKMDTDEAQLNMMEEHIKDYFKNKKVVFVSGLLKDNVDELLLKIAKELETAKYVPLWEMEQDIYEGVKVYRLEEDEEDIQILNKGNGRWEVAGDTIYKIYQKFPITTDDNLLLFNEKLKKSGVYDMLRERGVGAGDIVKVFEYELEWMD
- a CDS encoding DEAD/DEAH box helicase; amino-acid sequence: MTFKELQLSDKVLVALEKANFNEATEIQARAIPLFLEGKNIFGKSSTGTGKTASFVLPILEKIEPNKRRVQAVIMAPTRELAMQIVNQIRIFGSRIENLVIAPLIGGADMRDQIKRLKDSQIVVGTPGRVNDHLNRKTLKLDDVRTIILDEADEMLKMGFKNEIDALFERVSPDVQIGLFSATTSPKVMQIANDYMNEYDVIEIENQIEVNANITNTFIFTKGFSKEDLIVKVFKKHKPKRAIVFSNTKNHTDKIADNLEAAGIRAIVINGDKRQSQRSRAIAKFRNNEISVLVATDVVARGIDITGVDYVINYDVSMEDEHFVHRIGRTGRNNTKGDSITFVQNQNVLRQIKGIEKNFNLIIDEMQISEYGEVDKQEGRGNSNRSSRGDRRDSGRGDRRDSNRGDRRDSGRGDRRDSNRGRDDRRNAGHNDRKDFAHGERKRTSERLDSRSSAWTSQSWEERMLSLSPEEKEFAKKALSLVDDYSSNGNSSNNSENSGRRGSNRGRDDRRSSNRGRDDRRSSGRDDRRSSGRGDKRDSNRGDRKNNNFEGTRHSSWDVKTDYSKQDSGRWERVTGKDKRPASFNDKKGGSDSNRGGDERRNRRSSGRGEWVHSGPRENKGSGTRNRRNSSSNSSSKKSRNKW
- a CDS encoding glycoside hydrolase family 32 protein, whose amino-acid sequence is MKLNKETILNLITEHNQDDIKKANELVASDKYYRPTYHIAPPNGLLNDPNGLVYVDGEHYIHYQWSPLQPYHGMKHWRLVKTKDFVNYDDLGVSIIPTEEFERTGAFSGSAFKEKDGVKIYYTGNIEENGEMIEEVQIKADFIDEKIVNKRVVVEHDKNLFTPHVRDPKIFEYENNKYMIFGAQCKADMLGGLVFYKTDDMEKYTFDRILKPSLDQTYGYMWECPNLDYLEGKMLFMQSSEGWFNEENPYELNSSRNVVYTQIDKLDFENNKLNEKSILKTMDFGHDFYAPQTYWVDKKLLMIGWLGAVDVQYPTDEYSWHSMLTIPRELSWSKEILVQKPYSEFKKNVLTKTTKEAFKELSVNKAIHLEFDLSDNLDIKILNEKNEFIEIKFTDKEIILDRTNQTAKVDWNFETPRKALRKFKNQKVEIFIDSSSIEIFADNYETIFTSRFFVKNFNKIQLNKEHEMLLSDIKEMKLK
- a CDS encoding PTS transporter subunit EIIB; protein product: MKHAKINSHFYDECKKVREAVGGIKNIELINRCSTRIRIKVIDITKLNLNKLEGSKIFVKTLLKDDFVQLIVNENIDEVFLNLLKSLKISYEEIPNDFEVRVNKEGNFFKVVTDGISVIVKPLIPLLITMAIVATLSNVFNGIDFGSGTLSETGQFAKAVGEMFDILQKALNLAFSIMIPWSIFKLMKGSQAIGISIGIVLCFHDLISTNDIMSGEYGDIFKWFGDASFLESGYPWKISYVGQILPIVAMSFIAVYIERFANKFDIPVFKEMVAIPMITISTFFIGILLVGPLGLLLTYGMNEGVVWATTDNVAKYIFNPILGLALPWLVITGLIQVLVVINLQQFTTFGGTTMMPMFTQLNIAVATSILAVTIINRHNKELKRTAIPSYSLAYVSGSTEPALFGVGLKFVYPVIAASIGATVGIIITTFAGVICTNGNASLLVFLSITTKPEILDKFNIHTIAGGPYLWMAIAIVATFITTFFATIGLSKIKVFKEMNAKVLERDFSVN
- the nrdE gene encoding class 1b ribonucleoside-diphosphate reductase subunit alpha: MEDKKINTLSGTEESDEYVTLNARAKILAAGSDNFKLDVEAAKAYLKHHVEPRLVKFDSVKERIEYLVSNGYYEEEVINKYSIEQIEEITDIAYGFNREFPSFMGAMKFYNSYGLKTFDGQKYLENFEDRAVMNALFLGNGNFESAKKTLRQLMLGRFQPATPTFLNAGKKQRGEYVSCYLLRVEDNMESICRAVTTSLQLSKRGGGVALCLTNLRELGAPIKHIANQATGVIPVMKILEDSFSYANQLGQRQGAGAVYLNAHHPDVMSFLDTKRENADEKIRIKSLSLGLVIPDITFELAQKNEEMALFSPYDVEREYGKAMSDISITKEYYNLIENPNIKKTYINARKFFLTVAELHFESGYPYILFDDTVNNNNAHAATGRIVMSNLCSEIAQVSTPSTFNDDLSFKTMGDDICCNLGSLNIAKVMESGAEFGEVIEHSINALDLVSRTSDLSSAPSIQQGNKKNHAVGLGAMNLHGFLATNFIWYNSIEAVDFTNMFFYAMAYNAFKASHKLALQYDTFDGFETSQFADGSWFNKYTKCAEDKWTPETQRVKELFAQYNVTIPTQQDWIELVELIKKDGIANSHLMAVAPTGSISYLSSCTPSLQPVVAPIEVRKEGKLGRIYVPAYNINFDNMAYYALGAYEVGPMPIIDIVAAAQQHVDQAISLTLFMTDQVTTRDLNKAYIHAFKKKCASIYYVRVRQEVLEDSENYECDACVI
- the nrdI gene encoding class Ib ribonucleoside-diphosphate reductase assembly flavoprotein NrdI is translated as MHDDIKLVSGEEIVKPTGKVHVVYFSSISNNTHRFIQKLGVENSRIPYELEEEIIVDSDYVLITPTYSGGGEFTSGAVPKQVIKFLNNENNRSFCRGVIASGNTNFGNTFAMAGPILSKKLNVPLLYQFELLGTQGDVDKINKILKDFWGK